One segment of Polaribacter huanghezhanensis DNA contains the following:
- a CDS encoding MlaE family ABC transporter permease — protein sequence MNYLEHIGKYFMMLKQVFRKPQRARVFREALSREIEELGVKSLGIIAFISFFIGGVIALQTALNLNNPLIPKTLIGFAAKRSIILEFAPTFCSIILAGKVGSYITSSIGTMRVTEQIDALEVMGINSLNYLVLPKIIATVFFYPFLIILGMILGIFGGWLAGTLTGLFSGVDYIEGLQTDFDPYLIQYSIIKTLVFAFIIATVPSYQGYYVKGGSLEVGKASTRSVVWTTVLIVICNYLLTQMLLT from the coding sequence ATGAATTATCTAGAACATATTGGTAAGTATTTTATGATGCTTAAACAGGTTTTTAGAAAACCACAAAGAGCTCGTGTTTTTAGAGAAGCATTGTCTAGAGAAATAGAAGAGCTTGGTGTAAAATCTCTTGGAATTATTGCATTTATCTCTTTTTTTATTGGTGGCGTTATCGCTTTGCAAACAGCATTAAACTTAAACAACCCATTAATTCCGAAAACGTTAATAGGATTTGCAGCAAAAAGATCTATCATTTTAGAATTTGCACCTACATTTTGCTCTATTATTTTGGCGGGTAAAGTAGGTTCTTATATCACATCAAGTATTGGTACAATGAGGGTTACAGAGCAAATTGATGCTTTGGAAGTTATGGGAATTAATTCTTTAAACTATTTGGTATTGCCTAAAATTATTGCAACCGTTTTCTTTTACCCTTTTTTAATTATTCTCGGAATGATTTTAGGAATTTTTGGTGGCTGGCTTGCTGGTACTTTAACAGGTTTGTTTTCTGGAGTTGATTATATAGAAGGGTTGCAAACAGATTTTGATCCGTATTTAATACAGTATTCAATCATAAAAACGTTAGTTTTTGCATTTATCATTGCAACAGTTCCTTCGTATCAAGGATATTATGTTAAAGGGGGTTCTTTAGAAGTAGGAAAAGCGAGTACTAGATCTGTAGTTTGGACAACCGTTTTAATTGTTATTTGTAATTATTTATTAACTCAAATGCTGTTAACTTAA
- a CDS encoding TonB-dependent receptor produces the protein MKKYFLLFIIIASSSVQLFSQGVVKGKIIDSKTRETLPFVSILIVGTQKGTTTNEKGEFTLENSTLGYIKIQASFIGYKTMISESYLVTNDKSPYIEIELTETASKLDEVVLQSRLFKKSITSPLSKQTLSIVEIEKNPGGNRDILKVLQSLPGVASNPGFRNDIIIRGGATSENKFYIDGIEVPVINHFQTQGATGGPVGLINADLIRNVDFYTSAFPANRGNALSSVIEFTQKKGNPTTLNTRATLGTSDAGITLDGPLGKNTTFIASVRQSYLQFLFKLLKLPFLPTYTDYQLNINSNLSENNVLSFLVIGAIDDFNLNESVNDGVTDEKTIKRNRYSLSNIPEQNQWNYTVGSTLKHYAENSNQLFVISRSVLNNNSIKYFNNSGLQNDLLLDYVSKEIENKFRFENNTTTNNFKINVGFGLEQAHYSNTTFKKVANSQGTDIKNFSSELNLFKYGVFGQVSTDYLDSKLGLSFGFRLDGNNYNTPMKNVLNQFSPRLSVSFSLNDKWAINSSVGTYYQLPSYTTLGFRDNTNALVNQPNLKYIQSNHFVSGLEFKPDSSSKITLEGFYKSYTNYPFSVRNQISLANLGADFGVVGSEEVTSTSKGKAYGFEIFAQKKSYEGLYGILSYTFVRSEFQDKSNNYVPSSWDNQHLLTLTAGKKLKKNWELGAKFRLVGGQPYTPYDINASSVIANYDIENKGIFDYDKLNSKRFNTYTQLDVRIDKTWYWKKFSLNFYIDVQNLFSSQADVLSVLLPTLDANGNKVTDATDSNKYVLEKLDRTNGSALPGFGFIVDF, from the coding sequence ATGAAAAAGTATTTTCTTTTATTTATAATAATTGCTTCATCATCAGTACAATTATTTTCTCAAGGAGTTGTCAAAGGAAAAATTATTGATAGTAAAACACGAGAAACGCTACCTTTTGTTTCTATATTAATTGTTGGAACTCAAAAAGGAACAACAACAAATGAAAAAGGAGAATTTACCTTAGAGAACTCAACTTTAGGATATATTAAAATACAAGCCTCTTTTATTGGATATAAAACAATGATTTCCGAAAGTTATTTGGTAACAAATGATAAATCACCTTATATAGAAATAGAACTTACAGAAACGGCCTCTAAATTAGATGAGGTTGTTCTTCAGAGTAGATTATTTAAAAAGTCGATAACAAGTCCGTTGTCTAAACAAACATTAAGTATTGTCGAAATAGAAAAAAATCCAGGAGGAAATAGAGATATTTTAAAAGTATTGCAATCTTTACCAGGAGTCGCTTCAAATCCGGGTTTTAGAAATGATATCATAATAAGAGGTGGAGCAACTTCTGAAAATAAATTTTATATAGACGGAATTGAAGTTCCTGTAATCAACCACTTTCAAACGCAAGGAGCAACGGGTGGACCTGTTGGATTGATCAATGCAGATTTGATTAGAAATGTAGATTTTTATACAAGTGCTTTTCCTGCGAACAGAGGAAATGCGTTGAGCTCTGTAATTGAATTTACACAAAAAAAAGGAAATCCAACGACATTAAACACAAGAGCTACGCTTGGAACTTCGGATGCAGGAATTACATTAGATGGTCCTTTAGGGAAGAATACTACATTTATAGCTTCTGTGCGTCAATCTTATTTGCAATTTTTATTTAAATTGTTAAAATTACCTTTTTTGCCAACTTATACAGATTATCAGTTAAATATAAATTCAAATTTATCAGAGAACAATGTACTTTCATTCTTGGTAATTGGAGCTATTGATGATTTTAATTTAAATGAAAGTGTAAATGATGGTGTTACAGATGAAAAAACAATTAAAAGAAACAGATATTCTTTGAGTAATATCCCTGAACAAAATCAATGGAATTATACGGTTGGATCAACCTTAAAACATTATGCAGAAAATTCAAATCAATTGTTTGTGATTAGCCGAAGTGTTTTGAATAACAATTCGATTAAATATTTTAATAATTCTGGATTGCAAAATGATTTACTACTAGATTATGTTTCTAAAGAAATTGAAAATAAGTTTCGTTTCGAAAATAACACAACTACAAATAATTTTAAAATAAATGTTGGTTTTGGTTTAGAACAAGCCCATTATTCAAATACAACATTTAAAAAAGTTGCAAATTCTCAAGGAACCGATATTAAAAACTTCTCATCAGAATTGAACCTGTTCAAATATGGTGTATTTGGTCAAGTATCTACGGACTATTTAGATTCAAAATTAGGCTTGTCTTTTGGTTTTAGATTGGATGGGAATAACTACAATACACCAATGAAAAATGTGCTAAATCAATTTTCGCCAAGATTGTCAGTTTCATTTTCTTTAAATGATAAATGGGCTATCAATTCTTCTGTAGGAACCTATTATCAATTGCCGTCTTACACCACGCTAGGATTTAGAGATAACACAAATGCATTGGTAAATCAACCAAATTTAAAATACATACAATCAAATCACTTTGTTTCTGGTTTAGAATTTAAACCAGATTCCAGTTCAAAAATCACTTTAGAAGGATTTTATAAATCGTATACTAATTATCCTTTTTCTGTCAGAAACCAAATTAGTTTGGCAAATTTAGGAGCCGATTTTGGTGTTGTTGGAAGCGAAGAAGTAACTTCTACATCAAAAGGGAAAGCATATGGTTTTGAAATTTTTGCTCAAAAGAAATCATATGAAGGTTTGTACGGAATTTTATCCTACACTTTTGTGAGAAGTGAATTTCAAGACAAATCGAATAATTATGTGCCATCTTCTTGGGATAACCAACATTTACTAACATTAACAGCAGGTAAAAAGTTGAAAAAAAATTGGGAACTTGGTGCTAAGTTTAGATTGGTTGGAGGGCAGCCTTATACGCCATACGATATCAATGCTTCTTCTGTAATTGCAAATTATGATATAGAAAACAAAGGAATCTTTGATTATGACAAATTAAATTCAAAAAGATTTAATACCTATACACAACTTGATGTTAGAATAGATAAAACTTGGTACTGGAAAAAATTCTCATTAAATTTTTACATAGATGTACAAAATTTATTTTCTAGTCAAGCAGATGTTTTGTCTGTTCTTTTACCAACTCTAGATGCAAATGGTAATAAAGTTACTGATGCTACAGATTCTAATAAGTATGTATTAGAAAAATTAGATAGAACAAATGGCAGTGCCTTACCCGGATTTGGGTTTATTGTAGATTTTTAA
- the pafA gene encoding alkaline phosphatase PafA: MKNSIAFLFLSLLIFTGCKSEKTVPKKPKLVIGIVIDQMRYDYLIRFSDKYGEDGFKRIIKDGFSLENANYNYIPTYTAVGHTSIYTGTTPENHGIIGNNWYDKYAKKNIYCVDDATYTSVGVDSNGGKKSPHRMQTTTITDQLRLAQNMHGKTISIAIKDRSAVLPGGHTANGAFWLEGKNEGKWITSSYYMNQLPAWVTKFNTSGKAAAYMSKPWNTLYDINTYTESITDNNPFEGKFNGKEEPVFPYDIPTLKEKNGNYEMIKAIPAGNSFTTDFVKAAIVGENLGKSKYTDFLAVSYSSTDYVGHQFGVASKEVEDTYLRLDKDLASLFSFLDTEVGKGNYTLFLTADHAAVQVPAYLQSVKIPAHYLNSKALRTYINSITLKYFKSDKLVENISNLQVFLNKEKIESLQLDATIVAQKIADEVINFDNIYKAVTARTMQTTQFTDGILHKLQKGYNQKFSGDVLLIMMPSALNRSSKTGTSHGSGYSYDTHVPIIFYGNGIKKGTSKKAYTITDIAPTIANLLQIQFPNGTTGLIIDEALK, encoded by the coding sequence ATGAAGAATTCAATTGCATTCCTTTTTTTATCCTTATTAATCTTTACAGGTTGTAAATCAGAAAAAACAGTTCCAAAAAAACCAAAATTAGTCATCGGAATTGTAATTGACCAAATGCGGTACGATTATTTAATTCGATTTTCAGATAAATATGGCGAAGATGGTTTTAAAAGAATTATAAAAGATGGATTCTCTTTAGAAAACGCCAATTATAATTACATTCCGACGTATACAGCGGTTGGACACACTTCAATTTACACCGGAACAACTCCAGAAAACCACGGAATTATCGGAAATAATTGGTATGACAAATACGCGAAAAAAAATATTTATTGTGTAGATGATGCTACTTATACAAGTGTTGGAGTTGACTCAAATGGCGGGAAAAAATCTCCGCACAGAATGCAAACCACAACGATTACAGATCAACTACGATTGGCGCAAAATATGCACGGAAAAACAATTAGTATTGCCATTAAAGACAGATCTGCTGTGTTGCCTGGCGGGCATACTGCAAACGGAGCATTTTGGCTTGAAGGAAAAAATGAAGGAAAATGGATTACAAGCTCTTATTATATGAACCAATTACCTGCTTGGGTAACAAAATTTAATACTTCTGGGAAAGCTGCGGCATACATGTCTAAACCTTGGAATACATTATATGACATCAATACATATACAGAAAGTATTACTGATAACAATCCGTTTGAAGGAAAGTTTAATGGAAAAGAAGAACCAGTTTTTCCGTACGACATTCCAACTTTAAAAGAAAAAAACGGGAATTATGAAATGATAAAAGCAATTCCAGCTGGAAACTCTTTTACCACAGATTTTGTAAAAGCTGCTATTGTTGGAGAAAATTTAGGAAAATCTAAATACACAGATTTTTTAGCCGTGAGTTATTCTTCTACTGATTATGTTGGACATCAATTTGGCGTTGCTTCTAAAGAAGTTGAAGACACGTATTTACGATTAGATAAAGATTTAGCGAGTCTATTTTCGTTTTTAGACACTGAAGTCGGAAAAGGAAATTATACTTTATTTTTAACGGCAGATCATGCAGCTGTTCAAGTTCCTGCGTATTTACAATCAGTAAAAATTCCAGCGCATTATCTCAACTCTAAAGCATTAAGAACATATATAAATAGCATTACTTTAAAATATTTTAAATCGGATAAGCTGGTAGAAAATATTTCAAATCTTCAAGTTTTTTTAAATAAAGAAAAGATAGAAAGTTTACAATTAGATGCAACTATCGTTGCTCAAAAAATTGCAGATGAAGTCATCAATTTTGATAACATATACAAAGCTGTAACTGCAAGAACAATGCAAACAACACAATTTACAGATGGCATTTTACATAAATTACAAAAAGGATACAATCAAAAATTTTCTGGTGATGTGTTGCTAATTATGATGCCATCAGCTTTAAATCGTTCTTCTAAAACAGGAACTTCTCATGGTTCTGGATATAGTTACGATACACACGTACCCATTATTTTTTACGGAAATGGAATTAAAAAAGGAACTTCTAAAAAAGCCTATACCATTACAGATATTGCACCAACCATTGCCAATTTATTACAAATTCAATTTCCGAATGGAACAACTGGATTGATTATTGATGAAGCGTTGAAGTAA
- a CDS encoding ABC transporter ATP-binding protein: MIEVKNLYKGFNGVEILKGISTTFEPGKTNLIIGQSGSGKTVFLKSLIGLHTPEKGTIEFNGRVNTEMNSDERRQLRQEIGMVFQGSALFDSQTVEENVMFPLKMFTKDSDKKMLERANFVLKRVDLVGSNKKYVAELSGGMQKRVAIARAIVMNPKYLFCDEPNSGLDPQTAIIIDNLIKEITEEYQITTVINTHDMNSVMEIGEKILFLKNGKKAWEGSNKEIFKTDNEAVVNFVYSSNLFKKVREAYLNKTN, translated from the coding sequence ATGATAGAAGTAAAAAATTTATATAAAGGATTTAACGGCGTAGAGATTTTAAAAGGAATTTCTACCACATTTGAACCAGGTAAAACCAATTTAATTATTGGGCAAAGTGGTTCTGGAAAAACGGTATTTTTAAAATCATTAATTGGATTACACACTCCAGAAAAAGGAACTATTGAGTTTAATGGACGCGTAAATACAGAAATGAATTCTGACGAAAGAAGACAATTGCGTCAAGAAATTGGAATGGTTTTTCAAGGAAGTGCATTGTTCGATTCTCAAACAGTAGAAGAAAACGTAATGTTTCCTTTAAAAATGTTTACCAAAGATTCTGATAAAAAAATGTTAGAACGCGCAAATTTTGTCTTAAAAAGAGTCGATTTGGTAGGTTCAAATAAAAAGTATGTTGCAGAACTTTCTGGAGGAATGCAAAAAAGAGTTGCCATTGCAAGAGCAATTGTAATGAATCCTAAATATTTGTTTTGCGATGAGCCAAATTCTGGTTTAGATCCGCAAACAGCAATTATTATTGATAATCTAATAAAAGAAATTACAGAAGAATATCAAATTACAACGGTAATTAACACACATGATATGAACTCTGTGATGGAAATTGGCGAAAAAATTCTTTTTCTAAAAAACGGAAAAAAAGCATGGGAAGGAAGTAATAAAGAAATCTTTAAAACTGACAATGAAGCAGTTGTAAACTTTGTATATAGTTCTAATTTATTTAAGAAAGTACGAGAAGCATATTTAAACAAAACAAATTAA
- a CDS encoding metal-dependent hydrolase family protein — translation MKNLVLSIILILSVTFVSAQKTYILCGKLVDTKSGTIESKKTIVVEGNKITHIHKGYVQPKSKNDKVINLKDKVVMPGLIDMHVHLEMETSPDRYIERFTKNDADIAFNSVNYAKATLNAGFTTVRDLGGSGVNVSLRNAINEGKIVGPRIFTAEKSLATTGGHADPTNGMSKKLMGDPGPKEGVVNSVEDARKAVRQRYKNGADVIKITATGGVLSVAKSGQNPQFTIEEIKAITETAKDYGMHVAAHAHGDEGMRRAILGGVKTIEHGTLMSEATMRLMVKHDAYLVPTITAGKEVSEKAKIKGYYPAIIVPKALNIGPKIQGTFAKAYKAGVGIAFGTDAGVYKHGENGKEFGFMVEAGMPAMETIQAATVTNAKILKMENEIGQIKPGFFADIIAVNDDPTKNIHTMENVVFVMKNGIVYKK, via the coding sequence ATGAAAAATTTAGTACTATCAATCATTTTAATATTGTCGGTAACTTTTGTATCAGCTCAAAAAACATATATTTTATGCGGAAAATTAGTAGATACAAAGTCTGGTACAATTGAAAGTAAAAAAACAATTGTTGTAGAAGGAAACAAAATCACCCATATTCATAAGGGTTATGTGCAGCCAAAAAGCAAAAACGATAAAGTCATCAATTTAAAAGACAAAGTTGTAATGCCGGGTTTAATTGATATGCACGTTCATTTAGAAATGGAAACAAGTCCTGATAGATATATAGAACGTTTTACAAAAAACGACGCAGACATTGCATTCAACTCGGTAAACTATGCAAAAGCTACATTAAATGCAGGTTTTACAACTGTTAGAGATTTAGGAGGGAGCGGCGTGAATGTGTCTTTACGAAATGCAATTAATGAAGGAAAAATTGTAGGGCCACGAATTTTTACAGCAGAAAAATCGTTGGCAACAACTGGCGGACATGCAGATCCAACAAACGGAATGAGTAAAAAATTAATGGGAGATCCTGGGCCAAAAGAAGGTGTTGTAAATAGTGTAGAAGATGCAAGAAAAGCAGTAAGACAACGCTATAAAAATGGTGCAGATGTTATTAAAATTACAGCAACTGGCGGCGTTTTAAGTGTTGCTAAAAGCGGACAAAATCCGCAGTTTACCATAGAAGAAATTAAAGCAATTACAGAAACTGCAAAAGATTACGGAATGCATGTTGCAGCGCACGCACATGGCGATGAGGGAATGCGACGTGCTATTTTAGGCGGCGTAAAAACCATTGAACACGGTACATTAATGAGCGAAGCAACCATGAGATTAATGGTAAAACACGATGCGTATTTAGTACCAACAATTACTGCAGGAAAAGAAGTGTCTGAAAAAGCAAAAATAAAAGGATATTACCCAGCTATTATTGTCCCTAAAGCCTTAAATATTGGTCCAAAAATTCAAGGAACTTTTGCAAAAGCCTATAAAGCTGGAGTAGGAATTGCATTTGGAACAGATGCAGGAGTTTATAAACACGGAGAAAACGGAAAAGAGTTTGGGTTTATGGTAGAAGCAGGAATGCCAGCAATGGAAACCATCCAAGCTGCTACAGTTACCAATGCGAAAATCTTAAAGATGGAAAACGAAATTGGACAAATTAAACCAGGTTTTTTTGCTGATATAATTGCTGTAAATGACGATCCAACAAAAAATATTCACACCATGGAAAATGTAGTTTTTGTGATGAAAAACGGAATTGTTTATAAAAAATAA
- a CDS encoding mannose-1-phosphate guanylyltransferase, translated as MKNNYYAVIMAGGVGSRFWPISTQEFPKQFHDMLGTGKSLLQQTFDRIHHLIPSENILIATNARYNELVLEQLPNVKQQQILLEPAMRNTAPCILWSALKIYHQNPDAVLLIAPSDHWIENETEFLRNIETSFKACAENDILMTLGIQPNSPNTGYGYIQFEETGAEIKKVKQFTEKPDAATATKFLNSGDYLWNAGIFVWSAKSIIAAFDKYAPEMMELFAQNDKNWNTDLETDFINKNYEKAENISIDFGIMERANNVQILPVEFGWNDLGTWGSLYQKLEKDSQENAVVGAETIFRDANGNMVKTQSGKRVVIQGLHNFIVVEKDGVLLICPKSAEQDIKEITSEVKNTFGKDYV; from the coding sequence ATGAAGAATAACTATTATGCAGTAATTATGGCTGGTGGTGTTGGATCTAGATTCTGGCCAATTAGTACACAAGAATTCCCAAAACAGTTTCATGACATGTTGGGAACAGGAAAGTCTTTGTTACAACAAACTTTTGATAGAATTCATCATTTAATTCCGTCTGAAAACATATTAATTGCTACCAATGCTCGTTATAATGAGTTGGTTTTAGAGCAATTGCCAAACGTGAAGCAACAGCAGATTTTATTAGAACCAGCAATGCGAAATACAGCGCCTTGCATTTTGTGGTCGGCTTTAAAAATTTATCATCAAAATCCAGATGCAGTATTATTAATTGCACCTTCTGATCACTGGATAGAAAATGAAACCGAATTTCTTAGAAATATAGAAACATCCTTTAAAGCGTGTGCTGAAAATGATATTTTAATGACGCTTGGGATTCAACCAAATTCGCCAAATACAGGTTATGGATATATTCAATTTGAAGAAACGGGTGCTGAAATTAAAAAAGTAAAACAGTTTACAGAAAAACCAGATGCAGCAACTGCTACCAAATTTTTAAATAGTGGAGATTATTTATGGAATGCCGGAATTTTTGTGTGGTCTGCAAAAAGTATTATTGCTGCTTTTGATAAATATGCACCAGAAATGATGGAGCTGTTTGCTCAAAATGATAAAAACTGGAATACTGATTTAGAAACCGACTTTATCAATAAAAATTACGAAAAAGCAGAAAACATTTCTATCGATTTCGGAATTATGGAACGTGCAAATAATGTGCAAATTTTACCTGTAGAATTTGGCTGGAACGATCTTGGAACCTGGGGATCTTTGTATCAGAAGTTAGAAAAGGATTCACAAGAAAATGCTGTTGTTGGTGCAGAAACTATCTTTAGAGACGCCAACGGAAACATGGTAAAAACACAATCTGGAAAGCGTGTTGTCATACAAGGTTTACACAATTTTATTGTGGTAGAAAAAGACGGTGTTTTGCTCATTTGCCCAAAAAGTGCAGAACAAGATATTAAAGAAATCACCTCCGAAGTAAAAAACACTTTTGGTAAAGACTACGTATAA
- a CDS encoding DUF389 domain-containing protein, translating into MEENLEKDKAVEQVKQEVKQDAKGLFMSIKKFLLELLDFRQDTDHQATIEAIKVDIPFKGATAWILIFAVFVASIGLNANSTAVVIGAMLISPLMGPILGIGMSIAINDIDTLRKSLINLATMIVLSLLTAFLFFYIFPLSEDNSELLGRVRPDIRDVLIAFFGGLALMVARTKKGTVASVIFGVAIATALMPPLCTAGYGLAIGNFSYFFGAMYLFIINTIFIALATFLVLKLLSFPMLKYINSAKRRRTAQLASVLAIVVMIPAVFTFVTVYKESKMNIQISKFIKNEVNSNPSFHLMESTPNLDTKTLQLKFFNEMGEGEINALNNQLTNNANYKALKDFKLEVKGSNTKSFDLITIAYKDKRQELEDSKKIILGLRKEIEELKNTITVLNQNIEQRAAINNKNAIAFSSIAKEAKIRFQDIEKIGFSKELSSSDFIKIDTIPIAIVKWNPSIKSSIINVKELELRKWMQAEMKLDTLFIKREK; encoded by the coding sequence ATGGAAGAAAATCTAGAGAAAGACAAAGCTGTAGAGCAAGTAAAACAAGAAGTAAAGCAAGATGCAAAAGGCTTGTTTATGAGTATAAAAAAATTCTTGCTAGAATTATTAGATTTTCGCCAAGACACAGATCATCAAGCTACAATTGAAGCGATAAAAGTTGATATTCCGTTTAAAGGAGCAACCGCTTGGATTTTAATCTTTGCGGTCTTTGTTGCATCTATCGGATTAAATGCAAATTCAACAGCTGTTGTAATCGGAGCCATGTTAATTTCTCCATTAATGGGGCCAATTTTAGGGATTGGAATGTCAATTGCTATTAATGATATTGATACGTTACGTAAATCTTTAATCAACTTAGCAACTATGATTGTGTTGAGTTTACTAACAGCATTTTTATTCTTTTATATTTTTCCGTTAAGTGAAGATAATTCAGAATTATTAGGGCGTGTTCGTCCAGATATTCGGGATGTTTTAATTGCCTTTTTTGGTGGTTTAGCCTTAATGGTGGCGAGAACTAAAAAAGGAACTGTAGCTTCAGTAATTTTTGGAGTTGCTATTGCAACCGCTTTAATGCCGCCTTTATGTACAGCTGGTTACGGACTCGCAATTGGTAATTTTTCTTACTTTTTTGGAGCCATGTATTTGTTTATTATCAATACAATTTTTATTGCGTTGGCAACATTTTTAGTATTAAAACTGTTGAGTTTTCCGATGCTAAAATATATAAACTCAGCAAAGAGAAGGCGTACCGCACAATTGGCATCTGTACTTGCGATTGTAGTAATGATTCCTGCAGTTTTTACTTTTGTTACGGTGTATAAAGAAAGTAAAATGAATATTCAAATTTCAAAATTTATAAAGAATGAAGTTAATAGCAATCCTTCTTTTCATTTAATGGAATCTACACCTAATTTAGATACAAAAACATTACAGTTAAAATTTTTTAATGAAATGGGAGAAGGTGAAATTAATGCACTTAATAATCAACTAACAAATAATGCTAACTATAAAGCTTTAAAAGATTTTAAGTTAGAGGTTAAGGGTAGCAACACCAAAAGTTTTGACTTAATTACTATAGCGTACAAAGATAAAAGACAAGAATTAGAAGATAGTAAAAAAATTATTTTAGGACTTAGAAAAGAAATAGAAGAGTTAAAAAACACCATCACAGTTCTAAATCAGAATATAGAGCAAAGAGCAGCAATAAACAACAAAAACGCAATTGCCTTTAGTAGTATTGCAAAGGAAGCAAAAATTCGATTTCAGGATATTGAAAAAATAGGATTTTCTAAGGAGCTTTCTTCAAGTGATTTTATTAAAATTGACACGATTCCTATAGCAATAGTTAAATGGAATCCCTCCATAAAAAGCAGCATTATTAATGTAAAAGAATTGGAGTTAAGAAAGTGGATGCAAGCCGAAATGAAACTCGATACGTTATTTATAAAACGAGAAAAGTAA
- a CDS encoding SprT-like domain-containing protein codes for MKNSYQTYIPEKAIPIVQYLIEQHHFTLKIVNQRQTKHGDFRKMPNGNFQITVNNSLNKYQFLLTLIHEIAHHVTYQKFGRVQPHGKEWKTIFQHLMLPFLQPEIFPKHILPILANYLKNPKASTDADVKLSLAFKEFSKETGKNYIFEVPYGSLFRFKNTIYKRGNKRRTRIECLQTRNGKVYLFNQNVEVEIYEE; via the coding sequence TTGAAAAACAGTTATCAAACATACATTCCCGAAAAAGCAATTCCGATTGTTCAATATTTAATTGAGCAGCATCATTTTACGTTAAAAATTGTAAATCAACGGCAAACAAAACATGGCGATTTTAGAAAAATGCCAAATGGTAATTTTCAAATTACGGTTAATAATAGCTTAAATAAATATCAATTTTTACTAACGTTAATTCACGAAATTGCGCATCATGTAACCTATCAAAAATTTGGAAGAGTACAACCACACGGAAAAGAATGGAAAACCATTTTTCAACATTTAATGTTGCCGTTTTTACAACCAGAAATTTTTCCGAAACACATCTTACCTATTTTAGCCAATTATTTAAAAAATCCGAAAGCAAGTACAGATGCTGATGTAAAATTATCGTTAGCTTTTAAAGAATTTAGTAAAGAAACCGGAAAGAATTATATCTTTGAAGTACCTTACGGAAGTTTGTTTCGTTTTAAAAACACGATTTACAAACGAGGAAATAAAAGAAGAACACGTATTGAATGCTTACAAACCAGAAACGGAAAAGTGTATTTGTTCAATCAAAATGTAGAAGTTGAGATTTATGAAGAATAA
- a CDS encoding SDR family NAD(P)-dependent oxidoreductase, translating into MKNVIITGTSRGIGFELAQLFADANYNVLAISRNTKTISKLNHPKITALSVDISDEKDVHKVVDFVALNWKNVDIIIHNAGMLVNKPFTELSSDDFLEVYKVNVFGVAELTKNMIPFLQKGSHVVTISSMGGIQGSLKFPGLAAYSSSKGAVITLSELLAEEYKEHQISFNVLALGAVQTEMLAEAFPGYKAATTATEMASYIFNFSLTGNQFYNGKVLQVSSTNP; encoded by the coding sequence ATGAAAAACGTTATCATTACAGGAACTAGCAGAGGAATTGGCTTTGAATTAGCACAATTATTTGCAGATGCAAATTATAATGTATTGGCAATTTCTAGAAATACAAAAACGATTTCGAAATTAAATCATCCAAAAATTACCGCTTTATCAGTTGATATTTCTGATGAAAAAGACGTACATAAAGTGGTTGATTTTGTTGCATTAAACTGGAAAAATGTGGACATTATTATTCATAATGCTGGAATGTTAGTCAATAAACCGTTCACAGAATTGTCTTCAGATGATTTTTTAGAAGTGTATAAAGTAAATGTTTTTGGTGTTGCAGAATTGACAAAAAATATGATTCCGTTTTTACAAAAAGGAAGTCATGTTGTTACTATTAGTAGTATGGGTGGAATTCAAGGAAGTTTAAAATTTCCAGGACTGGCAGCGTATAGCTCATCAAAAGGAGCGGTAATTACCTTATCAGAATTATTGGCAGAAGAATACAAAGAACACCAAATTTCTTTTAATGTTCTTGCACTTGGAGCGGTACAAACAGAAATGCTAGCAGAAGCTTTTCCTGGTTATAAAGCAGCAACAACGGCAACAGAAATGGCAAGTTATATTTTTAATTTCTCTTTAACAGGAAATCAGTTTTACAACGGAAAAGTATTGCAAGTTTCTAGTACAAACCCATAA